In Solanum pennellii chromosome 3, SPENNV200, a single window of DNA contains:
- the LOC107015427 gene encoding PTI1-like tyrosine-protein kinase At3g15890, protein MAFSSIFCCVKGSDRKGQAKKQPTWRVFSLKELHSATNNFNYDNKLGEGGFGSVYWGQLWDGSQIAVKRLKVWSNKAEMEFAVEVEILARVRHKNLLSLRGYCAEGQERLIVYDYMPNLSLLSHLHGQHSAESLLDWKRRMNVAIGSAEGIAYLHHHATPHIIHRDIKASNVLLDSDFQAQVADFGFAKFIPDGATHVTTRVKGTLGYLAPEYAMLGKASESCDVYSFGILLLELASGKKPIEKVNLTVKRTITDWALPLVWEGRLSELADPRLSGNYVEEEFKRVVLVALVCAQNRPEKRPTMLDVIELLKGEAKEKFTALENDDMFKIPPVVDDDVLSGTEGNADSTASEEKEPKPEIEKVEVQA, encoded by the exons AAAGGGGCAAGCGAAGAAGCAGCCAACATGGAGGGTTTTTTCTCTGAAGGAGTTGCACTCTGCTACGAATAATTTTAACTATGATAACAAGCTTGGAGAAGGTGGTTTTGGAAGTGTTTACTGGGGGCAGCTCTGGGATGGATCTCAG ATAGCAGTCAAAAGGCTAAAGGTGTGGAGCAACAAAGCTGAGATGGAATTTGCTGTTGAAGTTGAAATTCTGGCAAGAGTACGACACAAAAATCTTCTAAGTTTACGCGGTTACTGTGCAGAAGGCCAGGAACGTCTGATCGTATATGACTACATGCCTAATTTAAGCTTGCTTTCTCATCTTCACGGCCAGCATTCTGCTGAAAGCCTTCTTGATTGGAAACGCCGAATGAATGTTGCAATTGGATCAGCTGAGGGAATTGC CTATCTGCACCACCATGCGACCCCACATATCATCCACAGAGACATCAAAGCAAGCAACGTGCTGCTCGATTCTGATTTCCAAGCCCAAGTTGCTGATTTTGGATTTGCAAAGTTCATCCCAGATGGTGCAACACATGTAACCACTAGAGTAAAAGGCACTCTAGGCTATCTTGCACCAGAATATGCAATGTTAGGGAAGGCATCGGAGAGCTGTGATGTTTACAGCTTTGGTATTCTTTTGCTAGAGCTTGCTAGTGGCAAGAAACCAATTGAGAAGGTCAATCTAACTGTGAAACGCACAATCACTGATTGGGCTCTACCACTTGTGTGGGAAGGGAGGTTGAGTGAACTTGCAGACCCAAGGTTGAGTGGGAACTACGTGGAGGAAGAATTCAAAAGAGTGGTTCTTGTTGCTCTCGTTTGTGCTCAAAATCGACCTGAGAAGAGACCAACAATGCTTGACGTTATCGAGCTACTGAAAGGAGAAGCAAAAGAGAAATTCACAGCTTTGGAAAATGATGATATGTTCAAGATTCCTCCAGTAGTGGATGATGATGTTTTGTCAGGAACAGAAGGCAATGCAGACTCTACTGCTTCAGAGGAAAAAGAACCAAAACCAGAAATTGAAAAGGTAGAGGTACAAGCTTAA